A region of Massilia sp. WG5 DNA encodes the following proteins:
- a CDS encoding xanthine dehydrogenase family protein molybdopterin-binding subunit translates to MSVIGQGIDRLDGRLKVTGQATYSAEHQVPRLAHGMMVLSTVPKGRIAAIDVAAVRRMSGVLLVMTHQNAPRLPKPGKAEGSAGGKEQSKPDQKKQPPNPRLSLLQDDRVQYNAQPIAVVVADTFEHARDAARRLQVRYAAEPAQLDFRTAKTKLRRPEAQPDRPPDTGRGNVARSMERAAQKLDLVYTTPMENHNPLEPHATIAAWEGDRLTLYDATQNISGVRRTAAQTFGMDPEKIRVVCPFVGGGFGCKGSTWSHVMLAAMAARLAGVPVKIVLERTQMYGPVGARPLTEQRLRLGATNEGKLLAVTHDTVSSTSFVDDFVEPCTAVTRKAYASESLQTSQRLATLNVGVPTYMRAPGESSGSFALESAMDELAYALKLDPVALRLLNYAEKEPEKDIPWSSKSLRECYRIGAERFGWSRRSPEPGSMRIGRTQIGWGMATASYPANRKGSKASASIDADGFLLVRSGTHDLGTGTYTVMAQIAADALGVEVSRVRVELGDTRFPEAPVSGGSQTVASVGPAVHQAARAARDKLIATALGDAASSLHGLNANDVDAAGGWLFAKADRTRRDAMADVVRRNGGQPITAEASADQGDEKKRYGMQAFGAVFVEVHVDPDLGTIRVPRIVAAYGVGRVVNRKTTHSQLMGGIVWGLGMGLMEQTEMDWRVGRAVNANLADYHVPVNADIGSIDISMVDEHDAYINELGTKGVGEIGITGVAAAIANAVYHATGKRIRDLPITPDKLI, encoded by the coding sequence ATGAGTGTGATCGGACAAGGCATCGACCGCCTCGACGGGCGGCTCAAGGTCACCGGCCAGGCCACCTACTCCGCCGAGCACCAGGTCCCGCGGCTGGCCCACGGGATGATGGTGCTGTCGACCGTGCCCAAGGGCCGCATTGCCGCGATCGACGTTGCCGCCGTCAGGCGCATGTCCGGCGTGCTGCTGGTGATGACGCACCAGAACGCGCCGCGCCTGCCGAAGCCGGGCAAGGCCGAAGGCAGCGCCGGCGGCAAGGAGCAATCGAAGCCCGACCAGAAAAAGCAGCCGCCGAATCCCAGGCTGTCATTGCTGCAGGACGACCGCGTCCAGTACAACGCCCAGCCGATTGCGGTGGTCGTGGCCGACACCTTCGAGCACGCGCGCGACGCCGCCCGCCGGCTGCAGGTGCGCTATGCGGCGGAGCCGGCCCAGCTCGACTTCCGGACGGCGAAGACGAAGCTGCGCCGTCCCGAGGCCCAGCCCGACCGTCCGCCCGACACGGGCCGCGGCAACGTCGCGCGCAGCATGGAGCGTGCGGCGCAGAAGCTGGACCTGGTGTACACCACGCCGATGGAGAACCACAACCCGCTCGAGCCGCATGCGACCATCGCGGCCTGGGAAGGCGACCGTCTGACCCTGTACGACGCGACCCAGAACATTTCCGGCGTGCGGCGCACGGCGGCCCAGACCTTCGGCATGGATCCGGAAAAAATCCGCGTGGTCTGCCCCTTCGTCGGCGGCGGCTTCGGCTGCAAGGGCTCGACCTGGTCGCACGTGATGCTGGCGGCGATGGCGGCGCGCCTGGCCGGCGTGCCGGTCAAGATCGTGCTCGAGCGCACCCAGATGTACGGCCCGGTCGGCGCGCGTCCGCTGACCGAGCAGCGCCTGCGGCTGGGCGCCACGAACGAGGGCAAGCTGCTGGCGGTAACGCACGACACGGTATCCAGCACCTCCTTCGTCGACGATTTCGTCGAGCCCTGCACGGCCGTGACCCGCAAGGCCTATGCGAGCGAGAGCCTGCAGACCTCGCAGCGCCTGGCGACCCTGAACGTCGGCGTGCCGACCTATATGCGGGCGCCGGGCGAGTCGAGCGGCAGCTTCGCGCTCGAGTCGGCGATGGACGAGCTGGCGTATGCCCTGAAGCTCGATCCGGTCGCGCTGCGCCTGCTGAACTATGCGGAGAAGGAGCCTGAGAAGGACATTCCCTGGTCCAGCAAATCGCTGCGCGAGTGCTACCGCATCGGCGCCGAACGCTTCGGCTGGTCGCGCCGCTCGCCCGAACCGGGATCGATGCGCATCGGCCGCACCCAGATCGGCTGGGGCATGGCGACCGCCTCCTATCCGGCCAACCGCAAGGGCTCCAAGGCCTCGGCAAGCATCGATGCGGACGGTTTTCTGCTGGTGCGCAGCGGCACCCACGATCTCGGCACCGGCACCTATACGGTCATGGCGCAGATCGCGGCGGATGCCCTGGGCGTGGAGGTGTCGCGCGTACGCGTCGAGCTCGGCGACACGCGCTTCCCGGAAGCCCCGGTGTCGGGCGGCTCGCAGACCGTCGCCAGCGTCGGCCCGGCCGTGCACCAGGCGGCGCGCGCGGCGCGCGACAAGCTGATCGCGACCGCACTGGGCGATGCCGCTTCAAGCCTGCACGGCCTGAACGCAAACGACGTCGACGCCGCCGGCGGCTGGCTGTTCGCAAAAGCGGACCGGACGCGGCGCGATGCGATGGCGGATGTGGTGAGGCGCAACGGCGGACAGCCGATCACGGCCGAAGCGAGCGCCGACCAGGGCGACGAGAAGAAGCGCTACGGCATGCAGGCCTTCGGCGCGGTTTTCGTCGAGGTGCACGTGGATCCGGACCTGGGTACGATCCGGGTGCCGCGCATCGTCGCCGCCTACGGTGTGGGGCGCGTGGTCAACCGCAAGACCACGCACAGCCAGCTGATGGGCGGGATCGTCTGGGGCCTCGGCATGGGCCTGATGGAGCAAACCGAGATGGACTGGCGCGTGGGACGGGCGGTGAACGCCAATCTGGCCGACTACCACGTTCCGGTGAATGCCGATATCGGCAGCATCGACATCAGCATGGTCGACGAACACGACGCCTACATCAACGAGCTGGGCACCAAGGGCGTCGGCGAGATCGGCATCACCGGGGTGGCGGCGGCGATCGCCAACGCGGTCTATCACGCGACCGGCAAGCGCATCCGCGACCTGCCGATCACGCCCGACAAGCTCATTTGA
- a CDS encoding LytTR family DNA-binding domain-containing protein yields MAVRYLIVDDEAPSRANLRLALAAHPDWLLVAECDGAAAARAALAAHEVDVIFLDIQMPIESGLVLAREVSRLRAPPLIVFATAYSEHAVDAFEVHALDYLLKPVNDARLAQTVERIGAMLGQRQREAYGAALRDYVEADAGRSAERPERINVRSVGRIEQVRVDDILWVESAGNYVELHLDGRTVLHRITLNRLEALLAPGHFLRVHRSAIVRRSQIARLETAGDSSYRLTLRCGATVAVSERYLGALRSAM; encoded by the coding sequence ATGGCCGTGCGCTACCTGATCGTCGACGACGAGGCGCCGAGCCGCGCCAACCTGCGCCTGGCCCTGGCCGCGCATCCCGACTGGCTGCTGGTCGCCGAATGTGACGGCGCCGCGGCCGCACGCGCGGCGCTGGCGGCGCACGAGGTCGACGTGATCTTCCTCGACATCCAGATGCCGATCGAGTCCGGGCTCGTGCTGGCGCGCGAAGTCAGCCGCCTGCGTGCGCCGCCACTGATCGTGTTTGCGACTGCCTACAGCGAGCATGCGGTCGACGCCTTCGAGGTGCATGCCCTCGACTACCTGCTCAAGCCCGTGAACGATGCGCGCCTGGCCCAGACCGTCGAGCGCATCGGCGCGATGCTGGGACAGCGCCAGCGCGAGGCCTATGGCGCCGCGCTGCGCGACTACGTGGAGGCCGACGCCGGCCGGTCTGCGGAGCGGCCGGAGCGCATCAATGTGCGCTCGGTTGGCCGCATCGAACAGGTGCGGGTGGATGACATCCTGTGGGTTGAATCGGCCGGCAATTACGTCGAGCTGCACCTTGACGGGCGCACGGTCCTGCACCGCATCACCTTGAACCGCCTGGAAGCGCTGCTCGCGCCCGGCCACTTCCTGCGCGTGCACCGCAGTGCGATCGTGCGGCGCAGCCAGATCGCGCGCCTTGAAACCGCCGGCGACAGCAGCTACCGGCTGACGCTGCGCTGCGGCGCCACGGTGGCGGTCAGCGAACGCTACCTGGGCGCGCTCAGGTCCGCGATGTGA
- a CDS encoding sensor histidine kinase, whose product MNQRVDTSAFFSAPPAALRTIVSTVLLWAAISVLGALQTYSDNLRVGIDSHYPALLATWFVEYAVPLIVLSAGLSMLLARRPALIARPPNVFALFVGLVLVFQPAQWTYMAWLRGYLHIASLDDVRQLFMKMLLVGWFSTTGTFAAILAIHYWRQARERELAWQRSQTDMLNLRLALEEQRMLALRAQFEPHFLFNALNAISALVRDGDRTMALGGIGRLSDLLRYALSASVRNTATVAAELQFVRDYLDLQRLRYGERLQVHIEGEGNLLHEVECPPLLLQPLIENALRHDLDCRHGATPSDIRLDFVQDSEVLSIRVTNPASAQASPNPGAGLGLANTRERLKLMHPGASLSTSLQDGRFVAEVRLPLERD is encoded by the coding sequence ATGAACCAACGCGTCGACACCTCTGCCTTCTTTTCCGCGCCTCCCGCGGCGCTCCGTACCATCGTGTCGACCGTGCTGCTGTGGGCGGCCATCAGCGTCCTCGGTGCGCTGCAGACCTACAGCGACAACCTGCGGGTCGGCATCGACAGCCACTATCCGGCCCTGCTGGCGACCTGGTTCGTCGAGTACGCGGTCCCGCTGATCGTCCTGAGCGCCGGGCTGAGCATGCTGCTGGCGCGCCGGCCCGCCCTGATCGCCCGTCCGCCGAATGTGTTCGCCCTGTTCGTCGGCCTTGTGCTGGTCTTCCAGCCGGCCCAGTGGACGTATATGGCCTGGTTGCGCGGCTATCTGCACATCGCCAGCCTGGACGACGTCCGCCAGCTGTTCATGAAGATGCTGCTGGTCGGCTGGTTCTCGACCACCGGCACGTTCGCCGCCATCCTCGCGATCCATTACTGGCGCCAGGCTCGCGAGCGCGAGCTGGCCTGGCAGCGCAGCCAGACCGACATGCTCAACCTGCGCCTGGCCCTGGAAGAGCAGCGCATGCTGGCCCTGCGCGCGCAGTTCGAACCGCACTTCCTGTTCAATGCCCTGAATGCGATCAGCGCCCTGGTTCGCGACGGCGACCGCACCATGGCTCTCGGCGGCATCGGCCGCCTGAGCGACCTGCTGCGCTATGCGTTGTCGGCCAGCGTGCGCAATACGGCGACCGTCGCCGCCGAGCTGCAGTTCGTGCGCGACTACCTGGACCTGCAGCGCCTGCGCTACGGCGAGCGCCTGCAGGTGCACATCGAGGGGGAGGGCAATCTGCTGCACGAAGTGGAGTGCCCGCCGCTGCTGCTGCAGCCGCTGATCGAGAACGCCCTGCGCCACGACCTCGATTGCCGCCATGGCGCGACACCGAGCGACATCCGCCTGGACTTCGTGCAGGACAGCGAGGTCCTGTCCATCCGTGTCACCAATCCCGCCAGCGCGCAGGCGTCGCCCAATCCCGGTGCCGGGCTCGGGCTGGCGAATACGCGCGAGCGACTGAAACTGATGCACCCGGGCGCGTCGCTGTCGACGTCCCTGCAGGACGGCCGCTTCGTGGCCGAGGTGCGCCTGCCGCTGGAGCGGGACTGA
- a CDS encoding xanthine dehydrogenase family protein subunit M, which yields MRAIDFDQASDPASAIRLIQQPNARFIGGGTNLLDLMKGDVEQPARLIDINHIGLDRIAELPDGGLRIGALARNSDTANHPLVRTRYPLLTQALLAGASPQLRNMATIGGNLLQRTRCPYFMDTAFAMCNKRAPGTGCGAREGVNRMHAILGASSACIAVNPSDMNVALAALDATIRVSGPKGERSIPIAEFHRLPGTMPQVDTILHADELITAVDLPPSAFARHAHYLKVRERNSYAFALVSAAAALEMDGQVVRQARIALGGVAHKPWRVPAAEALLAGQPLDDTRSLQAARLLLDGAQALRDNAYKIRLAERAVVRALREARENSGEVA from the coding sequence ATGCGCGCCATCGACTTCGACCAGGCCAGCGACCCTGCAAGCGCCATCCGCCTGATCCAGCAGCCGAACGCCAGGTTCATCGGCGGCGGCACCAACCTGCTCGACCTCATGAAAGGCGACGTCGAACAGCCGGCGCGGCTCATCGACATCAACCACATCGGCCTGGACCGGATCGCGGAACTGCCGGACGGCGGCCTGCGCATCGGCGCCCTGGCCCGCAACAGCGATACCGCCAACCATCCGCTGGTACGCACGCGCTACCCGCTACTGACCCAGGCCCTGCTGGCCGGCGCTTCGCCTCAGCTGCGGAACATGGCGACCATCGGCGGCAACCTGCTGCAGCGCACCCGCTGCCCCTACTTCATGGATACCGCCTTCGCGATGTGTAACAAGCGCGCGCCCGGCACCGGCTGCGGTGCGCGCGAAGGCGTGAACCGCATGCATGCGATCCTCGGCGCCAGCAGCGCCTGCATCGCAGTGAATCCGTCCGATATGAACGTCGCCCTCGCCGCTCTCGATGCGACGATCCGGGTCAGCGGTCCGAAGGGCGAACGCAGCATCCCGATCGCCGAGTTCCATCGCCTGCCGGGCACCATGCCGCAAGTCGATACGATCCTGCATGCGGATGAGCTGATCACCGCGGTCGACCTGCCGCCATCCGCCTTCGCGCGCCACGCCCACTACCTGAAGGTGCGGGAGCGGAACAGCTATGCCTTCGCGCTGGTCTCGGCCGCGGCGGCGCTGGAGATGGATGGCCAGGTGGTGCGCCAGGCCCGCATCGCCCTCGGCGGCGTCGCACACAAGCCGTGGCGGGTGCCGGCGGCGGAAGCGCTGCTGGCCGGCCAGCCGCTGGACGACACCCGCTCCCTGCAGGCGGCCAGGCTGCTGCTCGACGGCGCCCAGGCCTTGAGGGACAACGCGTACAAGATCAGGCTCGCCGAACGCGCGGTCGTACGCGCGCTGCGCGAGGCACGGGAAAACAGCGGAGAAGTGGCATGA
- the ampC gene encoding class C beta-lactamase: MQPITRLALACLGLLPLAGHAAADTAALRDAVDRAIKPLMAQHGVPGMAVAVTVDGQTTFFNYGLASKEQRRAVSEHTLFELGSVSKTFTATLGCYARNLGKLSFDDHPGKAMPQLKGSAIDRASLLELGTYTAGGLPQQMPDEVTNEAQMVAYFRDWIPDAPPGTQRRYSNPSIGLFGHATALALQSGFADAVEGRLFPALGLRHSHIRIPAAAMADYAWGYDSANKPVRVSPGVFDAETYGVKSSAADMIRFVQENIDPGQLPEAMRDAVACTHTGYFQTGDTVQGLGWEQYRLPVSLARLQAGNGDRMSRGANPVTRLEPPQSSPRGTLFNKTGATRGFGAYVLFVPDRRVGIVMLANKNYPNAARVEAAHAILGQLIK, translated from the coding sequence CTGCAACCCATCACGCGCCTTGCCCTTGCCTGCCTCGGCCTTTTGCCGCTCGCGGGCCACGCCGCCGCGGACACCGCAGCCCTGCGCGATGCTGTCGATCGTGCGATCAAGCCCCTGATGGCGCAGCACGGCGTACCCGGGATGGCGGTCGCCGTGACCGTCGACGGCCAGACCACGTTTTTCAATTACGGCCTGGCGTCGAAAGAGCAGCGCCGCGCGGTCAGCGAGCACACGCTGTTCGAACTGGGCTCGGTCAGCAAGACCTTCACCGCGACCCTGGGCTGCTACGCCCGCAATCTCGGCAAGCTGTCCTTCGACGACCATCCCGGCAAGGCCATGCCGCAGCTGAAGGGCAGTGCGATCGACCGCGCCAGCCTGCTCGAACTCGGCACCTATACCGCCGGCGGCCTGCCCCAGCAGATGCCGGACGAGGTCACGAACGAGGCGCAGATGGTGGCGTACTTCCGCGACTGGATCCCGGATGCGCCGCCCGGCACGCAGCGCCGCTACTCGAACCCGAGCATCGGCCTGTTCGGGCATGCGACCGCGCTGGCGCTGCAATCCGGTTTTGCCGACGCCGTCGAGGGCCGCCTGTTCCCCGCGCTCGGCCTGCGGCACAGCCATATCCGGATCCCGGCGGCGGCGATGGCGGATTACGCCTGGGGCTACGACAGCGCGAACAAGCCGGTGCGGGTCAGTCCCGGCGTCTTCGATGCGGAGACATACGGCGTCAAGTCGAGCGCCGCCGACATGATCCGCTTCGTGCAGGAGAATATCGACCCCGGCCAGCTGCCGGAAGCGATGCGGGACGCCGTGGCGTGCACCCACACCGGTTACTTTCAAACCGGCGACACGGTGCAGGGCCTCGGGTGGGAGCAGTACCGCCTGCCGGTGAGCCTGGCGCGCCTGCAGGCCGGGAACGGCGACAGGATGAGTCGCGGCGCGAATCCGGTGACCCGGCTCGAACCGCCGCAGTCCTCGCCGCGCGGGACGCTGTTCAACAAGACCGGCGCCACCCGGGGCTTCGGCGCCTACGTGCTGTTCGTGCCGGACCGCCGGGTTGGCATCGTCATGCTGGCGAATAAAAACTATCCGAACGCGGCGCGGGTCGAGGCCGCCCACGCCATCCTCGGGCAGCTGATCAAATGA
- the bla gene encoding subclass B3 metallo-beta-lactamase yields the protein MKTPISLAVAIALGFSLAIANAADWDAPQDPFPLYGNTYYVGTGGISAVLITSPAGHILIDGGPSGSSEQIAGHVRQLGFRVEDIRYILNGHDHFDHGGGIAELQKLSRAVVLGSPASIEVLRSGQPDKRDPQYPNLQAMTPIPSTRAVRDGEVVRLGPLAVTAHFTPGHTVGATSWTWRSSEGGRIANMVYGDSLTAVAAEGRSFSRNPLYPQAQADVEHSIAAVESLDCDVLVSAHPEFSDLWERKAKQAALGNAAFIDRNGCRNYAAKARAYLAKTLAAEASAN from the coding sequence ATGAAAACACCGATCAGCCTCGCCGTCGCCATCGCGCTCGGCTTCTCTCTTGCCATCGCCAATGCGGCGGACTGGGACGCGCCCCAGGATCCCTTTCCCCTGTATGGCAACACTTATTATGTCGGCACCGGCGGCATCAGCGCCGTGCTGATCACCTCGCCGGCTGGCCACATCCTCATCGATGGCGGTCCGAGCGGGTCGTCGGAGCAGATCGCCGGACATGTCCGCCAGCTCGGCTTCCGGGTCGAGGACATCCGCTACATCCTGAACGGCCATGATCACTTCGACCATGGGGGCGGCATCGCCGAGTTGCAGAAGCTGAGCCGCGCGGTGGTGCTGGGCAGTCCGGCGTCCATCGAGGTGCTGCGCAGCGGCCAGCCGGACAAGCGCGACCCACAATATCCGAACCTGCAAGCGATGACGCCGATCCCCAGCACGCGCGCGGTGCGCGACGGTGAAGTCGTGCGCCTCGGGCCGCTGGCCGTCACCGCGCACTTCACGCCCGGGCATACCGTGGGAGCGACCAGCTGGACCTGGCGCTCGAGCGAAGGCGGCCGGATCGCGAATATGGTGTACGGGGACAGCCTGACCGCGGTGGCCGCCGAGGGCCGCAGCTTCAGCAGGAATCCGCTGTATCCGCAGGCGCAGGCAGATGTCGAGCACTCGATCGCCGCGGTCGAATCGCTCGACTGCGACGTGCTGGTCAGCGCGCATCCGGAATTCAGCGATTTGTGGGAACGGAAAGCGAAGCAGGCCGCGCTTGGGAATGCAGCCTTCATCGATCGCAACGGCTGCCGCAACTACGCAGCCAAGGCGCGAGCGTATTTGGCAAAGACGCTGGCGGCGGAGGCATCGGCAAACTAA